From a single Erpetoichthys calabaricus chromosome 1, fErpCal1.3, whole genome shotgun sequence genomic region:
- the vdac3 gene encoding voltage-dependent anion-selective channel protein 3, producing the protein MAVPPSYSDLGKSAKDIFSKGYGYGAVKLDLKTKSQSGVEFNTSGSSNTDTGKASGSLETKYKMHDLGLSFTQKWNTDNTLTTEVSMEDQLAKGLKLTFDTSFVPNTGKKSGKLKTNYKRDYVNLGCDIDFDFTGPTIHGTAVLGYDGWLAGYQMAFDTSKSKLAQNNFALGYKAGDFQLHTNVNDGTEFGGSIYQKVNDNLETAVNLAWTAGSNNTRFGIAAKYKLDADSSICAKVNNASLIGVGYTQTLRPGVKLTVSTLIDGKNFSAGGHKIGLGFELEA; encoded by the exons GGTATGGAGCAGTGAAGCTGGACTTGAAGACCAAGTCTCAAAGTGGAGTG GAGTTCAACACCTCTGGATCATCAAACACAGACACTGGCAAGGCCTCTGGTAGCCTTGAGACCAAATACAAGATGCATGATTTGGGACTTAGCTTCACCCAGAAATGGAACACAGACAACACACTAACCACGGAGGTTAGCATGGAGGATCAG TTGGCCAAAGGACTGAAGCTGACCTTTGACACATCATTTGTGCCAAATACTGG GAAGAAGAGTGGCAAACTTAAAACCAATTATAAACGTGACTACGTCAACCTGGGCTGTGACATCGATTTTGACTTTACTGGGCCCACTATTCATGGAACAGCAGTCCTTGGCTATGACGGATGGCTGGCAGGATACCAGATGGCCTTCGATACTTCCAAGTCCAAACTGGCCCAGAATAACTTTGCTCTTGGTTATAAGGCTGGTGACTTCCAGCTCCATACCAACGT AAATGATGGCACTGAATTTGGTGGATCCATTTACCAGAAAGTAAATGATAACCTGGAGACTGCTGTAAATCTGGCTTGGACTGCTGGAAGCAACAACACCCGTTTTGGCATAGCAGCCAAGTACAAGCTAGATGCCGACTCCTCAATTTGT gCCAAAGTCAACAATGCCAGCCTAATTGGAGTTggatacacacagaccctaaggCCAG GAGTGAAGCTGACTGTCTCAACATTGATCGATGGCAAGAACTTCAGTGCTGGTGGCCACAAAATCGGTCTGGGATTTGAGCTTGAGGCATAA